One stretch of Glycine soja cultivar W05 chromosome 7, ASM419377v2, whole genome shotgun sequence DNA includes these proteins:
- the LOC114418747 gene encoding UPF0481 protein At3g47200-like, which yields MTHANNTSGASLSETEYEMVKHIIDIPDLEELRLSECSIYKVPYNLRKVNEEAYTPQWISIGPIHLNKQELKPMQEHKKRYFHCFWERVSNEQAMKSFKRHLEMKEDHIRRCYADKFSYIPKEKFVDMMLLDAVFIMELLLRNCEWKSNSSKHEHDYKQTKSFRVRHSDDLILTQSWLSRNITRDMILIENQIPFSVLQKLYDDVVPADNKKEEHSAGFVDLAIEYFAFYDTQMSSSDETKRVLDKNRSRKNYFSGALLSSKKPYNKSKSKDRYSKSTKHFTDLIRYFYLPSDWLRSSGCALHVLRTATKLQDSGVSFEKDVERRLLDISFDKKPILSSFLCFGCLPYLNHFKARFRIPQLKVDHTTECVFRNLIAFEQCHYPEKPYICNYVSLIDSLIHTQLDVELLVEKEVIVHELGSDKEVAVLVNGLSKHVVANTTCYYETINELNKHYQNIWNRTMAALWLVYFRDPWRASSTLVGIVVLIFAVFQFIRAARAVLGYDKS from the exons ATGACACATGCTAACAACACTTCTGGTGCTTCACTATCTGAAACCGAATATGAGATGGTGAAACACATCATCGACATTCCAGACCTTGAGGAGCTAAGGTTGTCGGAGTGCAGCATCTACAAGGTTCCTTACAATCTCCGAAAGGTGAACGAGGAAGCCTACACCCCTCAGTGGATCTCAATAGGCCCAATTCACCTCAACAAACAAGAACTCAAGCCAATGCAAGAGCACAAGAAAAGGTACTTCCACTGCTTCTGGGAGCGTGTCTCAAACGAACAAGCCATGAAGAGCTTCAAACGCCACCTCGAAATGAAAGAAGACCATATTCGACGATGCTACGCGGACAAATTCTCCTATATACCGAAGGAGAAGTTCGTGGACATGATGTTGTTGGATGCTGTGTTCATCATGGAGCTCTTGCTGAGGAACTGCGAGTGGAAATCAAACAGTTCCAAGCACGAGCATGATTACAAGCAAACCAAATCGTTTCGAGTGAGACACAGCGATGATCTCATCTTGACACAGTCCTGGCTCAGCAGGAACATCACTAGGGACATGATCCTTATAGAGAATCAAATACCCTTTTCTGTGCTGCAGAAACTCTATGATGATGTTGTCCCTGCTGACAACAAGAAGGAGGAACACTCTGCAGGGTTTGTTGATCTTGCCATCGAGTACTTTGCATTCTATGACACCCAAATGTCTTCTTCTGATGAAACCAAACGTGTTCTTGACAAGAACCGGTCTAGGAAAAACTACTTCAGTGGGGCACTCCTAAGTTCCAAGAAACCTTACAACAAGTCAAAGAGCAAAGATAGGTATAGTAAGAGTACAAAACACTTCACCGATCTGATaag GTACTTTTACCTTCCTAGTGATTGGCTGCGCAGCAGTGGTTGTGCTCTTCATGTTTTAAGAACCGCAACAAAGTTGCAAGACTCAGGAGTGAGCTTTGAGAAAGATGTGGAGAGAAGGTTGCTAGACATATCCTTTGACAAGAAGCCAATTCTGAGTTCCTTTCTTTGCTTTGGTTGCTTGCCATACTTGAACCACTTCAAGGCACGTTTTAGGATCCCCCAGTTGAAGGTGGACCACACAACCGAATGTGTGTTCAGGAACCTCATTGCCTTTGAGCAGTGTCACTATCCTGAGAAGCCCTACATTTGCAACTATGTTTCTCTGATTGACTCTCTTATACACACTCAGCTTGATGTGGAGTTGCTGGTTGAGAAGGAAGTGATTGTGCATGAACTTGGGAGTGATAAGGAAGTGGCGGTTCTCGTTAATGGACTAAGCAAACACGTTGTGGCAAACACAACGTGTTACTACGAGACTATAAATGAACTCAACAAGCACTACCAGAACATCTGGAACCGCACCATGGCAGCGTTGTGGTTGGTGTACTTTAGAGACCCTTGGAGAGCAAGTTCCACTTTGGTGGGGATTGTTGTGCTCATTTTTGCTGTGTTCCAATTCATACGCGCTGCGCGTGCTGTGTTAGGATATGATAAATCTTAG